A window of the Anoplopoma fimbria isolate UVic2021 breed Golden Eagle Sablefish chromosome 17, Afim_UVic_2022, whole genome shotgun sequence genome harbors these coding sequences:
- the si:ch211-105j21.9 gene encoding sialomucin core protein 24-like isoform X1, translated as MAMEAIFATLACYLLVIPFAAAQTQGKNLTPTITTPDLNMTHTPTMLSSTNSTGHGTVISSSTENTTPFTSTTGNNDTFTQTTAATSESTSHLQTSQSTTNMTPLTKTPGTPTSTALTTSKTQVTAGYISTADTTVITTVNSSLTVKTTLDPVNKTAQGLVLNISEKNMTIVFSVVLGVFALAVVVFMFQKCKHKIQYMHQPLNNTGDMAGDFVADDDTLVISGGLYDGHPIYDNVPTIQADQSQFRLQFFQ; from the exons ATGGCCATGGAAGCCATCTTTGCTACCCTGGCTTGTTACCTTCTGGTCATTCCTTTCGCTGCGGCACAAACACAGGGGAAGAATTTGACACCAACAATAACAACCCCTGATttaaacatgacacacacacctacaatgTTATCTTCTACTAACTCTACTGGACATGGAACTGTTATCTCAAGCTCCACGGAGAACACGACTCCATTTACCAGCACGACCGGGAACAATGACACCTTCACCCAAACTACAGCAGCTACATCTGAGAGCACAAGTCATCTCCAGACTTCTCAGTCAACAACCAACATGACTCCTCTAACAAAAACACCTGGCACTCCTACGTCTACTGCACTGACAACCTCAAAGACGCAGGTCACAGCAGGTTACATAAGTACAGCAGATACGACAGTAATCACAACTGTAAATTCATCTCTCACTGTCAAGACAACCTTAGATCCAGTTAACAAAACCGCACAAG GTTTGGTActaaacatttcagaaaaaaatatgactaTTGTCTTCAGCGTTGTACTTGGAGTGTTTGCCCTGGCAGTggttgtgttcatgtttcaaaaatgcaaacataaaaTCCAATACATGCATCAGCCTCTAAACAACACTGGTGACATGG CAGGTGATTTTGTGGCAGACGATGACACACTTGTCATTTCTGGAGGACTTTATGATGGCCATCCAATATACGACAACGTGCCAACAATCCAAGCAGACCAATCTCAATTTCGTCTCCAGTTCTTTCAATAA
- the si:ch211-105j21.9 gene encoding sialomucin core protein 24-like isoform X2, whose amino-acid sequence MAMEAIFATLACYLLVIPFAAAQTQGKNLTPTITTPDLNMTHTPTMLSSTNSTGHGTVISSSTENTTPFTSTTGNNDTFTQTTAATSESTSHLQTSQSTTNMTPLTKTPGTPTSTALTTSKTQVTAGYISTADTTVITTVNSSLTVKTTLDPVNKTAQGLVLNISEKNMTIVFSVVLGVFALAVVVFMFQKCKHKIQYMHQPLNNTGDMGDFVADDDTLVISGGLYDGHPIYDNVPTIQADQSQFRLQFFQ is encoded by the exons ATGGCCATGGAAGCCATCTTTGCTACCCTGGCTTGTTACCTTCTGGTCATTCCTTTCGCTGCGGCACAAACACAGGGGAAGAATTTGACACCAACAATAACAACCCCTGATttaaacatgacacacacacctacaatgTTATCTTCTACTAACTCTACTGGACATGGAACTGTTATCTCAAGCTCCACGGAGAACACGACTCCATTTACCAGCACGACCGGGAACAATGACACCTTCACCCAAACTACAGCAGCTACATCTGAGAGCACAAGTCATCTCCAGACTTCTCAGTCAACAACCAACATGACTCCTCTAACAAAAACACCTGGCACTCCTACGTCTACTGCACTGACAACCTCAAAGACGCAGGTCACAGCAGGTTACATAAGTACAGCAGATACGACAGTAATCACAACTGTAAATTCATCTCTCACTGTCAAGACAACCTTAGATCCAGTTAACAAAACCGCACAAG GTTTGGTActaaacatttcagaaaaaaatatgactaTTGTCTTCAGCGTTGTACTTGGAGTGTTTGCCCTGGCAGTggttgtgttcatgtttcaaaaatgcaaacataaaaTCCAATACATGCATCAGCCTCTAAACAACACTGGTGACATGG GTGATTTTGTGGCAGACGATGACACACTTGTCATTTCTGGAGGACTTTATGATGGCCATCCAATATACGACAACGTGCCAACAATCCAAGCAGACCAATCTCAATTTCGTCTCCAGTTCTTTCAATAA
- the si:ch211-105j21.9 gene encoding sialomucin core protein 24-like isoform X3: MAMEAIFATLACYLLVIPFAAAQTQGKNLTPTITTPDLNMTHTPTMLSSTNSTGHGTVISSSTENTTPFTSTTGNNDTFTQTTAATSESTSHLQTSQSTTNMTPLTKTPGTPTSTALTTSKTQVTAGYISTADTTVITTVNSSLTVKTTLDPVNKTAQEKNMTIVFSVVLGVFALAVVVFMFQKCKHKIQYMHQPLNNTGDMAGDFVADDDTLVISGGLYDGHPIYDNVPTIQADQSQFRLQFFQ; this comes from the exons ATGGCCATGGAAGCCATCTTTGCTACCCTGGCTTGTTACCTTCTGGTCATTCCTTTCGCTGCGGCACAAACACAGGGGAAGAATTTGACACCAACAATAACAACCCCTGATttaaacatgacacacacacctacaatgTTATCTTCTACTAACTCTACTGGACATGGAACTGTTATCTCAAGCTCCACGGAGAACACGACTCCATTTACCAGCACGACCGGGAACAATGACACCTTCACCCAAACTACAGCAGCTACATCTGAGAGCACAAGTCATCTCCAGACTTCTCAGTCAACAACCAACATGACTCCTCTAACAAAAACACCTGGCACTCCTACGTCTACTGCACTGACAACCTCAAAGACGCAGGTCACAGCAGGTTACATAAGTACAGCAGATACGACAGTAATCACAACTGTAAATTCATCTCTCACTGTCAAGACAACCTTAGATCCAGTTAACAAAACCGCACAAG aaaaaaatatgactaTTGTCTTCAGCGTTGTACTTGGAGTGTTTGCCCTGGCAGTggttgtgttcatgtttcaaaaatgcaaacataaaaTCCAATACATGCATCAGCCTCTAAACAACACTGGTGACATGG CAGGTGATTTTGTGGCAGACGATGACACACTTGTCATTTCTGGAGGACTTTATGATGGCCATCCAATATACGACAACGTGCCAACAATCCAAGCAGACCAATCTCAATTTCGTCTCCAGTTCTTTCAATAA